The Pongo abelii isolate AG06213 chromosome 20, NHGRI_mPonAbe1-v2.0_pri, whole genome shotgun sequence genome window below encodes:
- the ZNF180 gene encoding zinc finger protein 180 isoform X4, protein MRRVYAGSWKRCAAQDLSTQLCLEESMEEQDDKPPEPPKACAQEGVNFKIVTVDFTQEEQGTWNPAQRTLDRDVILENHRDLVSWDLATAVGKKDSTSKQRIFDEEPANGVKIERFTRDDPWLSSCEEVGDYKDQLEKQQEKQEILLQEVAFTQRKAVIHERVCKSGEPGEKSDLNSSLFSSPIIPIRNHIHKHVSHAKKWHLNSAVNSHQKINENETLYENNECGKPPQSIHLIQFTRTQTKDKSYGFSDSIQSFCHGTPLHIHEKIHGRGKTFDFKECGQVLNPKISHNEQQRIPFEESQYKCSETSHSSSLTQNMRNNSEEKPFECNQCGKSFSWSSHLVAHQRTHTGEKPYECSECGKSFSRSSHLVSHQRTHTGEKPYRCNQCGKSFSQSYVLVVHQRTHTGEKPYECNQCGKSFRQSYKLIAHQRTHTGEKPYECNQCGKSFIQSYKLIAHQRIHTGEKPYECNQCGKSFSQSYKLVAHQRTHTGEKPFECNQCGKSFSWSSQLVAHQRTHTGEKPYECSECGKSFNRSSHLVMHQRIHTGEKPYECNQCGKSFSQSYVLVVHQRTHTGEKPYECSQCGKSFRQSSCLTQHQRTHTGEKPFECNQCGKTFSLSARLIVHQRTHTGEKPFTCIQCGKAFINSYKLIRHQATHTEEKLYECN, encoded by the exons ATGCGCAGGGTCTACGCGGGAAGCTGGAAGCGGTG TGCAGCTCAGGACCTCAGCACCCAGCTGTGCCTGGAGGAGAGCATGGAAGAGCAGGATGACAAGCCCCCAGAGCCCCCGAAGGCCTGTGCACAG GAAGGAGTGAACTTCAAAATTGTGACTGTGGACTTCACACAGGAGGAACAGGGTACTTGGAACCCTGCTCAGAGGACCCTGGACAGAGATGTGATCCTGGAGAACCACAGGGACCTAGTCTCTTGGG ACTTGGCAACTGCAGTTGGAAAAAAAGATTCAACTTCAAAGCAGAGGATTTTTGATGAAGAACCAGCTAATGGAGTGAAGATAGAGAGGTTTACAAGGGATGATCCTTGGTTGTCTTCATGTGAAGAAGTTGGTGATTATAAAGACCAGTTGGAGAAGCAACAGGAAAAACAAGAGATACTTTTGCAGGAAGTGGCATTCACTCAAAGGAAAGCAGTTATTCATGAGAGAGTCTGCAAAAGTGGTGAACCTGGGGAGAAGAGTGATCTGAATTCCAGTCTATTTTCATCCCCAATTATACCCATAAGAAACCATATTCATAAACATGTATCACATGCTAAAAAATGGCATCTTAATTCTGCTGTAAACAGTCATCAGAAGATTAATGAGAATGAGACACTATATGAAAATAATGAATGTGGAAAACCCCCTCAGAGCATTCACCTTATTCAGTTTACAAGAACTCAAACAAAAGATAAATCCTATGGATTTAGTGACAGTATTCAATCTTTTTGCCATGGTACACCCTTACATATACATGAAAAAATTCATGGAAGAGGAAAAACCTTTGATTTTAAAGAATGTGGGCAAGTTTTGAACCCCAAAATATCCCATAATGAACAACAGAGAATTCCTTTTGAAGAGAGTCAATATAAATGTAGTGAAACCTCTCATAGTTCCTCCCTTACTCAAAACATGAGAAATAATTCTGAAGAGAAACCTTTTGAATGTAATCAGTGTGGGAAATCCTTCAGCTGGAGCTCTCATCTTGTTGCACATCAGAGaactcacacaggggagaaaccttatgaatgtagTGAATGTGGAAAATCCTTCAGCCGGAGCTCTCACCTTGTTTCCCATCAGAgaactcatactggagagaaaccttacaggTGTAATCAATGTGGGAAATCCTTTAGCCAGAGTTATGTCCTTGTTGTGCATCAAAgaactcatactggagagaagccttaTGAATGCAATCAATGTGGAAAGTCATTCAGGCAGAGCTATAAACTTATTGCACATCAAAGAAcacacactggagagaagccctatgaATGTAATCAATGTGGGAAATCATTTATCCAGAGCTATAAACTTATTGCACATCAAAGAATTCATACTGGGgaaaaaccctatgaatgcaATCAGTGTGGGAAATCCTTTAGTCAAAGTTATAAACTTGTTGCTCATCAGAGAACTCACACAGGAGAAAAACCCTTTGAATGTAATCAGTGTGGGAAATCCTTCAGCTGGAGCTCTCAGCTTGTTGCACATCaaagaactcacactggagagaaaccatatgaaTGTAGTGAATGTGGAAAATCTTTTAACCGCAGTTCTCACCTTGTTAtgcatcagagaattcacactgggGAAAAACCGTATGAATGTAATCAGTGTGGGAAATCCTTCAGCCAGAGTTATGTTCTCGTTGTACATCAGAGAACTCATACTGGAGAAAAGCCCTATGAATGCAGTCAATGTGGGAAGTCCTTCAGACAGAGTTCATGCCTTACTCAACATCAGAgaactcatactggagagaaaccatttGAATGTAATCAGTGTGGAAAAACATTTAGCTTGAGTGCTCGACTTATTGTGCATCAAAgaactcatactggagagaaaccctttaCATGTATTCAGTGTGGAAAAGCTTTCATTAATAGCTATAAACTTATTAGGCATCAGGCAACTCATACTGAAGAGAAACTCTATGAATGTAACTAG
- the ZNF180 gene encoding zinc finger protein 180 (The RefSeq protein has 4 substitutions compared to this genomic sequence) has product MRRVYAGSWKRCAAQDLSTLLCLEESMEEQDDKPPEPPKACAQDSFLPQEIIIKVEGEDTGSLTIPSQEGVNFKIVTVDFTQEEQGTWNPAQRTLDRDVILENHRDLVSWDLATAVGKKDSTSKQRIFDEELANGVKIERFTRDDPWLSSCEEVGDYKDQLEKQQEKQEILLQEVAFTQRKAVIHERVCKSGEPGEKSDLNSNLFSSPIIPIRNHIHKHVSHAKKWHLNSAVNSHQKINENETLYENNECGKPPQSIHLIQFTRTQTKDKSYGFSDSIQSFCHGTPLHIHEKIHGRGKTFDFKECGQVLNPKISHNEQQRIPFEESQYKCSETSHSSSLTQNMRNNSEEKPFECNQCGKSFSWSSHLVAHQRTHTGEKPYECSECGKSFSRSSHLVSHQRTHTGEKPYRCNQCGKSFSQSYVLVVHQRTHTGEKPYECNQCGKSFRQSYKLIAHQRTHTGEKPYECNQCGKSFIQSYKLIAHQRIHTGEKPYECNQCGKSFSQSYKLVAHQRTHTGEKPFECNQCGKSFSWSSQLVAHQRTHTGEKPYECSECGKSFNRSSHLVMHQRIHTGEKPYECNQCGKSFSQSYVLVVHQRTHTGEKPYECSQCGKSFRQSPCLTQHQRTHTGEKPFECNQCGKTFSLSARLIVHQRTHTGEKPFTCIQCGKAFINSYKLIRHQATHTEEKLYECN; this is encoded by the exons ATGCGCAGGGTCTACGCGGGAAGCTGGAAGCGGTG TGCAGCTCAGGACCTCAGCACCCAGCTGTGCCTGGAGGAGAGCATGGAAGAGCAGGATGACAAGCCCCCAGAGCCCCCGAAGGCCTGTGCACAG GATTCTTTCCTTCCTCAAGAGATTATCATCAAAGTCGAGGGAGAAGACACTGGGTCTCTGACCATCCCATCTCAG GAAGGAGTGAACTTCAAAATTGTGACTGTGGACTTCACACAGGAGGAACAGGGTACTTGGAACCCTGCTCAGAGGACCCTGGACAGAGATGTGATCCTGGAGAACCACAGGGACCTAGTCTCTTGGG ACTTGGCAACTGCAGTTGGAAAAAAAGATTCAACTTCAAAGCAGAGGATTTTTGATGAAGAACCAGCTAATGGAGTGAAGATAGAGAGGTTTACAAGGGATGATCCTTGGTTGTCTTCATGTGAAGAAGTTGGTGATTATAAAGACCAGTTGGAGAAGCAACAGGAAAAACAAGAGATACTTTTGCAGGAAGTGGCATTCACTCAAAGGAAAGCAGTTATTCATGAGAGAGTCTGCAAAAGTGGTGAACCTGGGGAGAAGAGTGATCTGAATTCCAGTCTATTTTCATCCCCAATTATACCCATAAGAAACCATATTCATAAACATGTATCACATGCTAAAAAATGGCATCTTAATTCTGCTGTAAACAGTCATCAGAAGATTAATGAGAATGAGACACTATATGAAAATAATGAATGTGGAAAACCCCCTCAGAGCATTCACCTTATTCAGTTTACAAGAACTCAAACAAAAGATAAATCCTATGGATTTAGTGACAGTATTCAATCTTTTTGCCATGGTACACCCTTACATATACATGAAAAAATTCATGGAAGAGGAAAAACCTTTGATTTTAAAGAATGTGGGCAAGTTTTGAACCCCAAAATATCCCATAATGAACAACAGAGAATTCCTTTTGAAGAGAGTCAATATAAATGTAGTGAAACCTCTCATAGTTCCTCCCTTACTCAAAACATGAGAAATAATTCTGAAGAGAAACCTTTTGAATGTAATCAGTGTGGGAAATCCTTCAGCTGGAGCTCTCATCTTGTTGCACATCAGAGaactcacacaggggagaaaccttatgaatgtagTGAATGTGGAAAATCCTTCAGCCGGAGCTCTCACCTTGTTTCCCATCAGAgaactcatactggagagaaaccttacaggTGTAATCAATGTGGGAAATCCTTTAGCCAGAGTTATGTCCTTGTTGTGCATCAAAgaactcatactggagagaagccttaTGAATGCAATCAATGTGGAAAGTCATTCAGGCAGAGCTATAAACTTATTGCACATCAAAGAAcacacactggagagaagccctatgaATGTAATCAATGTGGGAAATCATTTATCCAGAGCTATAAACTTATTGCACATCAAAGAATTCATACTGGGgaaaaaccctatgaatgcaATCAGTGTGGGAAATCCTTTAGTCAAAGTTATAAACTTGTTGCTCATCAGAGAACTCACACAGGAGAAAAACCCTTTGAATGTAATCAGTGTGGGAAATCCTTCAGCTGGAGCTCTCAGCTTGTTGCACATCaaagaactcacactggagagaaaccatatgaaTGTAGTGAATGTGGAAAATCTTTTAACCGCAGTTCTCACCTTGTTAtgcatcagagaattcacactgggGAAAAACCGTATGAATGTAATCAGTGTGGGAAATCCTTCAGCCAGAGTTATGTTCTCGTTGTACATCAGAGAACTCATACTGGAGAAAAGCCCTATGAATGCAGTCAATGTGGGAAGTCCTTCAGACAGAGTTCATGCCTTACTCAACATCAGAgaactcatactggagagaaaccatttGAATGTAATCAGTGTGGAAAAACATTTAGCTTGAGTGCTCGACTTATTGTGCATCAAAgaactcatactggagagaaaccctttaCATGTATTCAGTGTGGAAAAGCTTTCATTAATAGCTATAAACTTATTAGGCATCAGGCAACTCATACTGAAGAGAAACTCTATGAATGTAACTAG
- the ZNF180 gene encoding zinc finger protein 180 isoform X2 yields the protein MPRLLKHRAHALIAAQDLSTQLCLEESMEEQDDKPPEPPKACAQDSFLPQEIIIKVEGEDTGSLTIPSQEGVNFKIVTVDFTQEEQGTWNPAQRTLDRDVILENHRDLVSWDLATAVGKKDSTSKQRIFDEEPANGVKIERFTRDDPWLSSCEEVGDYKDQLEKQQEKQEILLQEVAFTQRKAVIHERVCKSGEPGEKSDLNSSLFSSPIIPIRNHIHKHVSHAKKWHLNSAVNSHQKINENETLYENNECGKPPQSIHLIQFTRTQTKDKSYGFSDSIQSFCHGTPLHIHEKIHGRGKTFDFKECGQVLNPKISHNEQQRIPFEESQYKCSETSHSSSLTQNMRNNSEEKPFECNQCGKSFSWSSHLVAHQRTHTGEKPYECSECGKSFSRSSHLVSHQRTHTGEKPYRCNQCGKSFSQSYVLVVHQRTHTGEKPYECNQCGKSFRQSYKLIAHQRTHTGEKPYECNQCGKSFIQSYKLIAHQRIHTGEKPYECNQCGKSFSQSYKLVAHQRTHTGEKPFECNQCGKSFSWSSQLVAHQRTHTGEKPYECSECGKSFNRSSHLVMHQRIHTGEKPYECNQCGKSFSQSYVLVVHQRTHTGEKPYECSQCGKSFRQSSCLTQHQRTHTGEKPFECNQCGKTFSLSARLIVHQRTHTGEKPFTCIQCGKAFINSYKLIRHQATHTEEKLYECN from the exons ATGCCCAGGTTGCTGAAACACAGGGCACATGCATTGAT TGCAGCTCAGGACCTCAGCACCCAGCTGTGCCTGGAGGAGAGCATGGAAGAGCAGGATGACAAGCCCCCAGAGCCCCCGAAGGCCTGTGCACAG GATTCTTTCCTTCCTCAAGAGATTATCATCAAAGTCGAGGGAGAAGACACTGGGTCTCTGACCATCCCATCTCAG GAAGGAGTGAACTTCAAAATTGTGACTGTGGACTTCACACAGGAGGAACAGGGTACTTGGAACCCTGCTCAGAGGACCCTGGACAGAGATGTGATCCTGGAGAACCACAGGGACCTAGTCTCTTGGG ACTTGGCAACTGCAGTTGGAAAAAAAGATTCAACTTCAAAGCAGAGGATTTTTGATGAAGAACCAGCTAATGGAGTGAAGATAGAGAGGTTTACAAGGGATGATCCTTGGTTGTCTTCATGTGAAGAAGTTGGTGATTATAAAGACCAGTTGGAGAAGCAACAGGAAAAACAAGAGATACTTTTGCAGGAAGTGGCATTCACTCAAAGGAAAGCAGTTATTCATGAGAGAGTCTGCAAAAGTGGTGAACCTGGGGAGAAGAGTGATCTGAATTCCAGTCTATTTTCATCCCCAATTATACCCATAAGAAACCATATTCATAAACATGTATCACATGCTAAAAAATGGCATCTTAATTCTGCTGTAAACAGTCATCAGAAGATTAATGAGAATGAGACACTATATGAAAATAATGAATGTGGAAAACCCCCTCAGAGCATTCACCTTATTCAGTTTACAAGAACTCAAACAAAAGATAAATCCTATGGATTTAGTGACAGTATTCAATCTTTTTGCCATGGTACACCCTTACATATACATGAAAAAATTCATGGAAGAGGAAAAACCTTTGATTTTAAAGAATGTGGGCAAGTTTTGAACCCCAAAATATCCCATAATGAACAACAGAGAATTCCTTTTGAAGAGAGTCAATATAAATGTAGTGAAACCTCTCATAGTTCCTCCCTTACTCAAAACATGAGAAATAATTCTGAAGAGAAACCTTTTGAATGTAATCAGTGTGGGAAATCCTTCAGCTGGAGCTCTCATCTTGTTGCACATCAGAGaactcacacaggggagaaaccttatgaatgtagTGAATGTGGAAAATCCTTCAGCCGGAGCTCTCACCTTGTTTCCCATCAGAgaactcatactggagagaaaccttacaggTGTAATCAATGTGGGAAATCCTTTAGCCAGAGTTATGTCCTTGTTGTGCATCAAAgaactcatactggagagaagccttaTGAATGCAATCAATGTGGAAAGTCATTCAGGCAGAGCTATAAACTTATTGCACATCAAAGAAcacacactggagagaagccctatgaATGTAATCAATGTGGGAAATCATTTATCCAGAGCTATAAACTTATTGCACATCAAAGAATTCATACTGGGgaaaaaccctatgaatgcaATCAGTGTGGGAAATCCTTTAGTCAAAGTTATAAACTTGTTGCTCATCAGAGAACTCACACAGGAGAAAAACCCTTTGAATGTAATCAGTGTGGGAAATCCTTCAGCTGGAGCTCTCAGCTTGTTGCACATCaaagaactcacactggagagaaaccatatgaaTGTAGTGAATGTGGAAAATCTTTTAACCGCAGTTCTCACCTTGTTAtgcatcagagaattcacactgggGAAAAACCGTATGAATGTAATCAGTGTGGGAAATCCTTCAGCCAGAGTTATGTTCTCGTTGTACATCAGAGAACTCATACTGGAGAAAAGCCCTATGAATGCAGTCAATGTGGGAAGTCCTTCAGACAGAGTTCATGCCTTACTCAACATCAGAgaactcatactggagagaaaccatttGAATGTAATCAGTGTGGAAAAACATTTAGCTTGAGTGCTCGACTTATTGTGCATCAAAgaactcatactggagagaaaccctttaCATGTATTCAGTGTGGAAAAGCTTTCATTAATAGCTATAAACTTATTAGGCATCAGGCAACTCATACTGAAGAGAAACTCTATGAATGTAACTAG
- the ZNF180 gene encoding zinc finger protein 180 isoform X1: MRACAGSTREAGSGAQDLSTQLCLEESMEEQDDKPPEPPKACAQDSFLPQEIIIKVEGEDTGSLTIPSQEGVNFKIVTVDFTQEEQGTWNPAQRTLDRDVILENHRDLVSWDLATAVGKKDSTSKQRIFDEEPANGVKIERFTRDDPWLSSCEEVGDYKDQLEKQQEKQEILLQEVAFTQRKAVIHERVCKSGEPGEKSDLNSSLFSSPIIPIRNHIHKHVSHAKKWHLNSAVNSHQKINENETLYENNECGKPPQSIHLIQFTRTQTKDKSYGFSDSIQSFCHGTPLHIHEKIHGRGKTFDFKECGQVLNPKISHNEQQRIPFEESQYKCSETSHSSSLTQNMRNNSEEKPFECNQCGKSFSWSSHLVAHQRTHTGEKPYECSECGKSFSRSSHLVSHQRTHTGEKPYRCNQCGKSFSQSYVLVVHQRTHTGEKPYECNQCGKSFRQSYKLIAHQRTHTGEKPYECNQCGKSFIQSYKLIAHQRIHTGEKPYECNQCGKSFSQSYKLVAHQRTHTGEKPFECNQCGKSFSWSSQLVAHQRTHTGEKPYECSECGKSFNRSSHLVMHQRIHTGEKPYECNQCGKSFSQSYVLVVHQRTHTGEKPYECSQCGKSFRQSSCLTQHQRTHTGEKPFECNQCGKTFSLSARLIVHQRTHTGEKPFTCIQCGKAFINSYKLIRHQATHTEEKLYECN, from the exons ATGCGCGCATGCGCAGGGTCTACGCGGGAAGCTGGAAGCGGTG CTCAGGACCTCAGCACCCAGCTGTGCCTGGAGGAGAGCATGGAAGAGCAGGATGACAAGCCCCCAGAGCCCCCGAAGGCCTGTGCACAG GATTCTTTCCTTCCTCAAGAGATTATCATCAAAGTCGAGGGAGAAGACACTGGGTCTCTGACCATCCCATCTCAG GAAGGAGTGAACTTCAAAATTGTGACTGTGGACTTCACACAGGAGGAACAGGGTACTTGGAACCCTGCTCAGAGGACCCTGGACAGAGATGTGATCCTGGAGAACCACAGGGACCTAGTCTCTTGGG ACTTGGCAACTGCAGTTGGAAAAAAAGATTCAACTTCAAAGCAGAGGATTTTTGATGAAGAACCAGCTAATGGAGTGAAGATAGAGAGGTTTACAAGGGATGATCCTTGGTTGTCTTCATGTGAAGAAGTTGGTGATTATAAAGACCAGTTGGAGAAGCAACAGGAAAAACAAGAGATACTTTTGCAGGAAGTGGCATTCACTCAAAGGAAAGCAGTTATTCATGAGAGAGTCTGCAAAAGTGGTGAACCTGGGGAGAAGAGTGATCTGAATTCCAGTCTATTTTCATCCCCAATTATACCCATAAGAAACCATATTCATAAACATGTATCACATGCTAAAAAATGGCATCTTAATTCTGCTGTAAACAGTCATCAGAAGATTAATGAGAATGAGACACTATATGAAAATAATGAATGTGGAAAACCCCCTCAGAGCATTCACCTTATTCAGTTTACAAGAACTCAAACAAAAGATAAATCCTATGGATTTAGTGACAGTATTCAATCTTTTTGCCATGGTACACCCTTACATATACATGAAAAAATTCATGGAAGAGGAAAAACCTTTGATTTTAAAGAATGTGGGCAAGTTTTGAACCCCAAAATATCCCATAATGAACAACAGAGAATTCCTTTTGAAGAGAGTCAATATAAATGTAGTGAAACCTCTCATAGTTCCTCCCTTACTCAAAACATGAGAAATAATTCTGAAGAGAAACCTTTTGAATGTAATCAGTGTGGGAAATCCTTCAGCTGGAGCTCTCATCTTGTTGCACATCAGAGaactcacacaggggagaaaccttatgaatgtagTGAATGTGGAAAATCCTTCAGCCGGAGCTCTCACCTTGTTTCCCATCAGAgaactcatactggagagaaaccttacaggTGTAATCAATGTGGGAAATCCTTTAGCCAGAGTTATGTCCTTGTTGTGCATCAAAgaactcatactggagagaagccttaTGAATGCAATCAATGTGGAAAGTCATTCAGGCAGAGCTATAAACTTATTGCACATCAAAGAAcacacactggagagaagccctatgaATGTAATCAATGTGGGAAATCATTTATCCAGAGCTATAAACTTATTGCACATCAAAGAATTCATACTGGGgaaaaaccctatgaatgcaATCAGTGTGGGAAATCCTTTAGTCAAAGTTATAAACTTGTTGCTCATCAGAGAACTCACACAGGAGAAAAACCCTTTGAATGTAATCAGTGTGGGAAATCCTTCAGCTGGAGCTCTCAGCTTGTTGCACATCaaagaactcacactggagagaaaccatatgaaTGTAGTGAATGTGGAAAATCTTTTAACCGCAGTTCTCACCTTGTTAtgcatcagagaattcacactgggGAAAAACCGTATGAATGTAATCAGTGTGGGAAATCCTTCAGCCAGAGTTATGTTCTCGTTGTACATCAGAGAACTCATACTGGAGAAAAGCCCTATGAATGCAGTCAATGTGGGAAGTCCTTCAGACAGAGTTCATGCCTTACTCAACATCAGAgaactcatactggagagaaaccatttGAATGTAATCAGTGTGGAAAAACATTTAGCTTGAGTGCTCGACTTATTGTGCATCAAAgaactcatactggagagaaaccctttaCATGTATTCAGTGTGGAAAAGCTTTCATTAATAGCTATAAACTTATTAGGCATCAGGCAACTCATACTGAAGAGAAACTCTATGAATGTAACTAG
- the ZNF180 gene encoding zinc finger protein 180 isoform X3, with product MRACAGSTREAGSGAQDLSTQLCLEESMEEQDDKPPEPPKACAQEGVNFKIVTVDFTQEEQGTWNPAQRTLDRDVILENHRDLVSWDLATAVGKKDSTSKQRIFDEEPANGVKIERFTRDDPWLSSCEEVGDYKDQLEKQQEKQEILLQEVAFTQRKAVIHERVCKSGEPGEKSDLNSSLFSSPIIPIRNHIHKHVSHAKKWHLNSAVNSHQKINENETLYENNECGKPPQSIHLIQFTRTQTKDKSYGFSDSIQSFCHGTPLHIHEKIHGRGKTFDFKECGQVLNPKISHNEQQRIPFEESQYKCSETSHSSSLTQNMRNNSEEKPFECNQCGKSFSWSSHLVAHQRTHTGEKPYECSECGKSFSRSSHLVSHQRTHTGEKPYRCNQCGKSFSQSYVLVVHQRTHTGEKPYECNQCGKSFRQSYKLIAHQRTHTGEKPYECNQCGKSFIQSYKLIAHQRIHTGEKPYECNQCGKSFSQSYKLVAHQRTHTGEKPFECNQCGKSFSWSSQLVAHQRTHTGEKPYECSECGKSFNRSSHLVMHQRIHTGEKPYECNQCGKSFSQSYVLVVHQRTHTGEKPYECSQCGKSFRQSSCLTQHQRTHTGEKPFECNQCGKTFSLSARLIVHQRTHTGEKPFTCIQCGKAFINSYKLIRHQATHTEEKLYECN from the exons ATGCGCGCATGCGCAGGGTCTACGCGGGAAGCTGGAAGCGGTG CTCAGGACCTCAGCACCCAGCTGTGCCTGGAGGAGAGCATGGAAGAGCAGGATGACAAGCCCCCAGAGCCCCCGAAGGCCTGTGCACAG GAAGGAGTGAACTTCAAAATTGTGACTGTGGACTTCACACAGGAGGAACAGGGTACTTGGAACCCTGCTCAGAGGACCCTGGACAGAGATGTGATCCTGGAGAACCACAGGGACCTAGTCTCTTGGG ACTTGGCAACTGCAGTTGGAAAAAAAGATTCAACTTCAAAGCAGAGGATTTTTGATGAAGAACCAGCTAATGGAGTGAAGATAGAGAGGTTTACAAGGGATGATCCTTGGTTGTCTTCATGTGAAGAAGTTGGTGATTATAAAGACCAGTTGGAGAAGCAACAGGAAAAACAAGAGATACTTTTGCAGGAAGTGGCATTCACTCAAAGGAAAGCAGTTATTCATGAGAGAGTCTGCAAAAGTGGTGAACCTGGGGAGAAGAGTGATCTGAATTCCAGTCTATTTTCATCCCCAATTATACCCATAAGAAACCATATTCATAAACATGTATCACATGCTAAAAAATGGCATCTTAATTCTGCTGTAAACAGTCATCAGAAGATTAATGAGAATGAGACACTATATGAAAATAATGAATGTGGAAAACCCCCTCAGAGCATTCACCTTATTCAGTTTACAAGAACTCAAACAAAAGATAAATCCTATGGATTTAGTGACAGTATTCAATCTTTTTGCCATGGTACACCCTTACATATACATGAAAAAATTCATGGAAGAGGAAAAACCTTTGATTTTAAAGAATGTGGGCAAGTTTTGAACCCCAAAATATCCCATAATGAACAACAGAGAATTCCTTTTGAAGAGAGTCAATATAAATGTAGTGAAACCTCTCATAGTTCCTCCCTTACTCAAAACATGAGAAATAATTCTGAAGAGAAACCTTTTGAATGTAATCAGTGTGGGAAATCCTTCAGCTGGAGCTCTCATCTTGTTGCACATCAGAGaactcacacaggggagaaaccttatgaatgtagTGAATGTGGAAAATCCTTCAGCCGGAGCTCTCACCTTGTTTCCCATCAGAgaactcatactggagagaaaccttacaggTGTAATCAATGTGGGAAATCCTTTAGCCAGAGTTATGTCCTTGTTGTGCATCAAAgaactcatactggagagaagccttaTGAATGCAATCAATGTGGAAAGTCATTCAGGCAGAGCTATAAACTTATTGCACATCAAAGAAcacacactggagagaagccctatgaATGTAATCAATGTGGGAAATCATTTATCCAGAGCTATAAACTTATTGCACATCAAAGAATTCATACTGGGgaaaaaccctatgaatgcaATCAGTGTGGGAAATCCTTTAGTCAAAGTTATAAACTTGTTGCTCATCAGAGAACTCACACAGGAGAAAAACCCTTTGAATGTAATCAGTGTGGGAAATCCTTCAGCTGGAGCTCTCAGCTTGTTGCACATCaaagaactcacactggagagaaaccatatgaaTGTAGTGAATGTGGAAAATCTTTTAACCGCAGTTCTCACCTTGTTAtgcatcagagaattcacactgggGAAAAACCGTATGAATGTAATCAGTGTGGGAAATCCTTCAGCCAGAGTTATGTTCTCGTTGTACATCAGAGAACTCATACTGGAGAAAAGCCCTATGAATGCAGTCAATGTGGGAAGTCCTTCAGACAGAGTTCATGCCTTACTCAACATCAGAgaactcatactggagagaaaccatttGAATGTAATCAGTGTGGAAAAACATTTAGCTTGAGTGCTCGACTTATTGTGCATCAAAgaactcatactggagagaaaccctttaCATGTATTCAGTGTGGAAAAGCTTTCATTAATAGCTATAAACTTATTAGGCATCAGGCAACTCATACTGAAGAGAAACTCTATGAATGTAACTAG